The Kluyvera intermedia genome window below encodes:
- a CDS encoding BMC domain-containing protein, translating into MGDALGLIETKGLVACIEAADAMCKSANVELISYENIGSGLVTVMVKGDVGAVKAAVDSGVESAQRIGEVVTSLVIARPHNDINKIVIKHKA; encoded by the coding sequence ATGGGTGATGCATTAGGACTTATCGAAACCAAAGGTCTGGTGGCCTGTATTGAAGCCGCGGATGCGATGTGTAAATCCGCCAACGTCGAGCTTATCAGCTACGAGAACATCGGCTCCGGCCTCGTCACCGTGATGGTGAAAGGTGACGTCGGTGCGGTGAAGGCGGCGGTCGATTCCGGCGTTGAATCCGCGCAGCGCATCGGGGAAGTAGTGACGTCGCTGGTGATTGCACGTCCACATAACGACATCAACAAAATCGTCATTAAACACAAGGCGTAA